GGCCAGTAGGCGCTCGATGGTGTTAAAGACTGCGTTGTGGCGGTGGCGTGCGCGTAAGTCTTCGCGAGTGAGCAATATCTGAGCGACGGTGAGATTATGCGGGTCGAAGCACTTTTGCCAAGTGTTGATCAGGATGCTTTGGCCGACTGCGGCGCATGCCTGTAGCGTCGCCAGGTCTTTGGGGCGCTTCTCCAGTTTCAGTTTTCCCATGCCTAGACCCACCGCGCCAGAGCTGACCAGGATGACTTCGATCCCGCGCTGACGCAAGGTGCTGACCTGCGAGCACAATGTCGTGATGCGAGCCGTATCCAAATTTCCGATACCTGACGTGAGGACGCCGGTGCCGAGTTTGATGACAATACGTTTGGCTTGATTCAGCATTTTCAGAGGACAGAGGACAGAGGACAGAGGACAGAGGACAGGTTGAGTCTGGCTTCTGTTCTCTGACCTCAGGTCTCTGGACTAGACCTTTTTCAGGTCCGCTTCCTTGTGAGCGAGGTGCTGGTTGATTTCGGCGATATAATCGTCGTGCGCCTTTTGCACTTCTTTTTCGTAGCGCTTAAAATCGTCTTCCGGCAAGCCGTCGTCGTTTTTGGCTGTTTTCAACAAGCTGAGAGCATCGCGACGTCCTTGGCGCACGCGCACGCGACCGTCTTCGGCCATGCTGCCCGCGGTCTTGGCGAGTTCTTGTCGGCGTTGACCGGTCAGTTCGGGCACGGGCACGCGGAGGATGCCGCCGTCAATGATCGGGTTTAGGCCGAGATTGGCTTCCTGGATGCCTTTTTCGACGTCTTTGAGCACGCTCTTGTCCCATGGCTGCACCATGATTGTTCGGGCATCAGGAGTGGTGACTGCGGCGACTTCTTTAAGAGTCACCGTGCTGCCGTAGGCGTTGACGCGAACGCCGTCGAGCATCGCGGGCGTGGCCTTGCCAGTGTGCAGGCTACTAAACTCGTGAAGTGTGTGGTCGACCGCCTTCTTCATGTCGGCGTGCATGGATTTGAGGATTTCTTTGGGCATGATATTAAATTATTTAATGTTAGGAAAATTAGGCAGGACTTTAATCGACCAAGGTGCCGATTTCTTCACCCATGACGGCGCGATAGATCGAGCCAGGCTCCCGCATACTGAATACGAGAATAGGAAGCTTGTTTTCCATGCAAAGCGAAAATGCAGTCGAGTCCATAATCTTAAGGCGATCACGGAGAGCATCGATGTAGGGCACATGATCATATTTGACCGCGTCGGCATGCTTTTCGGGGTCTTTGTTGTAGATGCCATCCACTTTGGTGGCTTTCATCAGCATGTTGGCACCTGTTTCGCTGGCGCGGAGTGCAGCAGCGGTGTCAGTTGAAAAGTAGGGGTTGCCGGTGCCGCCAGCAAAGATCACGACGCGTCCGCGCTCCAAGTGGCGAGTGGCACGGCGCAGGATAAATGGCTCGGCCAGCTTGTCCATCGGGATGGCGCTTTGTAGGCGCACGGTGACACCGAGCTTTTCGAGGCAATCCATCAAGGCCAGGCCGTTAATTACAGTGGCCAGCATGCCCATGTAGTCGCCCGTGGTACGATCGACGCCCTTCATCTCGGCGCCGCTGAGCCCGCGGAAGATGTTGCCACCGCCGATTACGAGGCCCACTTGCACCCCGATATCGTAGACTTTTTTCACTTCCTCGCAGATCGCTCTGAGCGTATTTGGGTCGATGGGTTCGCCATCTTCAGTATTGCGGAGCACTTCCCCACTTAACTTGAGGATGATGCGTTTATATTTCGGGTTTGGTTCCGATTGGTCAGATACAGTCATGAAAAAGTTCTTAAACGCTCTTTTACCCACCTCGTCAATCTATGTCTTTATATCAGAGAATCTTTCCTTGAAACTTCTGGTGGCTAGTATTGCGTAGGCGGTTCTATTCTAATCGTTTCGGTTTATAATTTATGCGCCTCTTGCGCTACATCAGCTTTTAAATAACATGGCACTCATCGTTCAGAAATACGGCGGCACCTCGGTCGGAGATGTTGACCGGATCAAAAATGTCGCGCAACGGGTCAAAGAGACTCACGAC
The nucleotide sequence above comes from Coraliomargarita algicola. Encoded proteins:
- the frr gene encoding ribosome recycling factor, yielding MPKEILKSMHADMKKAVDHTLHEFSSLHTGKATPAMLDGVRVNAYGSTVTLKEVAAVTTPDARTIMVQPWDKSVLKDVEKGIQEANLGLNPIIDGGILRVPVPELTGQRRQELAKTAGSMAEDGRVRVRQGRRDALSLLKTAKNDDGLPEDDFKRYEKEVQKAHDDYIAEINQHLAHKEADLKKV
- the pyrH gene encoding UMP kinase encodes the protein MTVSDQSEPNPKYKRIILKLSGEVLRNTEDGEPIDPNTLRAICEEVKKVYDIGVQVGLVIGGGNIFRGLSGAEMKGVDRTTGDYMGMLATVINGLALMDCLEKLGVTVRLQSAIPMDKLAEPFILRRATRHLERGRVVIFAGGTGNPYFSTDTAAALRASETGANMLMKATKVDGIYNKDPEKHADAVKYDHVPYIDALRDRLKIMDSTAFSLCMENKLPILVFSMREPGSIYRAVMGEEIGTLVD